The following proteins are encoded in a genomic region of Vibrio sinaloensis:
- a CDS encoding RNA-binding S4 domain-containing protein: MTHEHQPGEEIEIEAIGIEVSSQPIELYKVFKIANLVGGGGEAKHLIAEGYVAVNGELETRKRRKMYDGDFFEFNQEYYVVVCDAPAIEEQSDEQPMASTPEAKLAPSQPKQNNKKNKSSDKSNKPGKGRASIDFF; encoded by the coding sequence ATGACACACGAACACCAACCAGGCGAAGAGATTGAGATTGAAGCGATCGGCATTGAAGTATCGTCTCAACCGATTGAACTGTACAAAGTTTTCAAAATTGCCAATTTAGTGGGCGGTGGCGGTGAAGCCAAGCACCTTATTGCCGAAGGGTATGTCGCGGTAAATGGTGAGTTAGAAACGCGCAAGCGCCGTAAGATGTATGATGGCGACTTCTTTGAGTTCAACCAAGAATATTATGTGGTGGTGTGTGACGCGCCGGCCATCGAAGAACAGAGTGATGAACAGCCAATGGCGTCAACACCTGAGGCAAAGCTTGCGCCATCACAACCCAAACAGAACAACAAGAAAAACAAATCCAGCGACAAATCAAACAAACCTGGTAAGGGACGCGCCTCTATCGATTTTTTCTAG
- the cueR gene encoding Cu(I)-responsive transcriptional regulator, with the protein MNIGAVAKLTGLSSKSIRLYEEKALITPPLRSESGYREYSQQHVVELKLISRAKNAGFSLIECKELVQLAQNNNRKSSEVKAKAKEKLQEVEHKIAQLKEIETQLKSWVSACPGDSGSECPIIEELTK; encoded by the coding sequence ATGAACATTGGAGCTGTAGCGAAACTGACGGGGCTGTCGAGTAAATCCATTCGCTTATACGAAGAAAAAGCGTTGATCACGCCGCCGCTGAGAAGCGAGTCTGGCTACCGCGAGTACTCACAGCAACATGTGGTTGAGCTCAAACTGATTTCTCGAGCCAAAAATGCTGGGTTCTCGCTCATCGAATGTAAAGAGCTGGTTCAATTGGCGCAAAACAACAACCGCAAAAGTAGTGAAGTAAAAGCGAAAGCCAAAGAGAAATTGCAAGAGGTGGAGCATAAGATTGCTCAGCTTAAAGAGATTGAAACCCAACTAAAAAGCTGGGTTTCCGCCTGTCCAGGCGACTCGGGGAGTGAGTGCCCTATCATCGAAGAGCTCACCAAATAA
- a CDS encoding putative bifunctional diguanylate cyclase/phosphodiesterase — protein sequence MYLLATSLIIVGTLLLLAGYQTACIICANTRHIGWRWLRRLIFGFVTGYLSVLALVLYQQTVDVTVFALCLILFGGSIFVYMVVSYSYSTIEQLQTLVREEKYNALHDPLTSLPNRKYCIETIDILIENETPFDLLLLDIVNFKQVNDGMGHFCGDQLLVQIGQRIATLLEKGDFIARIGGDEFILLLPKRAASQTKSIVKQVSDELSLPFSIDGFEITTGASIGISQFPAHGSAYEPLINCADIAMYWAKGAGLEYAIYDDSMSQGAKRKLEISRQIDRALEDDEFQVYYQPIISGTLNTVCGYEALIRWVTHDGTTISPIDFIPVAEQSNKVTSITAWLLERVFEDIQTFDQQGIHYPIHVNLSAKDLIGKQLEQHLISLIERDASVVDSIVLEITESTAINRLRSPEALLTRLRKLGFKISLDDFGTGYSSLSLLRDLPVDQIKIDRSFLSHLDSNQRNDSIVANAISLAHGLGYTVVAEGVEDNTVLTILHRYGCDYIQGYLFSPALELQSVIQWTLTYNPPVISELSYHR from the coding sequence TTGTATTTACTCGCCACTAGCCTGATTATCGTTGGTACGCTACTGCTACTTGCAGGCTATCAGACCGCGTGCATCATATGCGCCAATACACGACACATTGGCTGGCGCTGGTTGCGGCGTCTTATTTTCGGGTTCGTCACCGGCTATCTGTCTGTGCTCGCTTTGGTGCTGTATCAACAAACCGTAGACGTCACAGTATTCGCCCTTTGCTTGATCTTGTTTGGCGGCAGTATCTTCGTTTATATGGTCGTTAGTTACAGCTACTCAACCATAGAGCAACTGCAAACCTTAGTCAGAGAAGAGAAATACAATGCGCTGCACGACCCACTCACCTCTCTTCCCAATCGGAAATATTGCATTGAAACCATTGATATCCTCATAGAAAACGAGACGCCGTTTGACCTGCTGTTACTCGACATCGTGAATTTCAAGCAGGTTAACGACGGCATGGGTCATTTTTGTGGTGATCAGTTGCTGGTGCAAATTGGACAACGTATCGCCACACTACTTGAAAAAGGGGATTTCATCGCGCGTATTGGCGGCGATGAGTTTATCCTGCTGCTGCCAAAACGTGCTGCCAGCCAAACCAAATCTATAGTCAAACAGGTGAGTGACGAGCTGAGTCTGCCGTTTTCCATCGATGGTTTTGAAATTACCACTGGCGCCTCCATCGGGATCAGCCAATTTCCTGCACATGGCAGCGCTTATGAGCCACTGATTAACTGTGCGGACATTGCCATGTACTGGGCCAAAGGAGCAGGACTAGAATATGCCATCTATGATGACAGTATGAGCCAAGGCGCCAAACGCAAGCTCGAAATTTCGCGACAGATAGACCGAGCACTTGAAGACGATGAGTTTCAGGTTTACTACCAACCCATTATTAGTGGTACGTTAAACACAGTCTGTGGCTATGAGGCACTGATTCGTTGGGTAACGCACGACGGAACGACGATTAGTCCCATCGATTTCATTCCCGTCGCCGAGCAAAGCAATAAGGTCACCTCAATTACCGCTTGGTTGCTTGAACGTGTCTTTGAAGATATCCAAACATTTGACCAGCAAGGCATTCACTATCCGATTCATGTTAATCTGTCCGCTAAAGATTTGATTGGCAAACAACTTGAACAACACCTCATCTCGCTGATAGAGCGGGATGCATCGGTTGTCGATTCTATCGTACTAGAAATCACTGAAAGCACGGCGATTAACCGCTTACGTAGCCCTGAGGCGCTGTTGACTCGTCTACGTAAACTGGGTTTTAAGATAAGCCTTGATGACTTCGGCACTGGCTATTCCTCGTTATCGCTGCTTAGAGATCTTCCCGTCGACCAAATCAAAATTGATCGCTCGTTCCTATCACACCTAGACTCCAACCAGCGCAACGACTCGATTGTTGCCAACGCCATCTCCCTGGCGCATGGTCTTGGCTATACTGTCGTTGCTGAGGGTGTGGAAGACAACACGGTTCTGACTATTTTGCATCGATATGGCTGCGACTACATTCAGGGCTACTTGTTTAGTCCAGCGCTTGAGCTCCAATCAGTGATTCAATGGACACTCACCTACAACCCTCCGGTCATTTCTGAACTGAGTTACCATCGTTAA
- a CDS encoding acetate/propionate family kinase, with protein sequence MSNAFVLVINSGSSSLKFAVIDSQSGEAIVSGLGECFGLPEATIGWKYSGEKAEEAITAPDNHHQHAINRIVALMETLGFTKDLVAVGHRIVHGGEKFTSTVRINDEVLAEIENLSDLAPLHNPAGAKGIQAAMQAFPSLPQFAVFDTAFHQTMPQKAFTGAISNELYKDYGIRRYGFHGTSHYFVSREAAKMLNKPVEEASFISVHLGNGASVCAIENGESVDTSMGFTPLAGLMMGTRSGDLDPGVIEFLIKKGWTTEQVFETLNKKSGFLGVSGLTSDARGILEAMEQGHEGAKLAFEVFTYRVAKYIGSYLIPLSNLDAIIFTGGIGENSLDIRREILSNLKLLGFVEDEAGNEAARFGNAGIIARSEMLNAVAMVIPTNEEFVIAQQSVELL encoded by the coding sequence ATGTCGAACGCCTTTGTGCTGGTTATCAATTCTGGTAGCTCATCGTTAAAATTTGCCGTGATCGATTCTCAATCAGGAGAAGCAATTGTGAGCGGATTAGGTGAGTGTTTTGGTTTGCCCGAAGCGACCATTGGTTGGAAATACAGTGGTGAAAAAGCCGAAGAAGCGATCACTGCGCCTGATAACCACCATCAACATGCCATCAACCGTATAGTGGCACTGATGGAAACACTGGGCTTCACAAAAGATTTAGTTGCTGTGGGACACCGTATCGTTCACGGTGGTGAAAAATTCACTTCAACGGTTCGTATTAATGATGAAGTGCTCGCAGAAATTGAAAACCTGTCTGACTTGGCTCCGCTCCACAACCCTGCAGGCGCAAAAGGTATTCAAGCTGCTATGCAAGCATTTCCGAGCCTTCCTCAATTCGCTGTCTTTGATACTGCGTTCCACCAAACCATGCCACAAAAGGCATTTACCGGTGCTATCTCGAACGAACTGTACAAAGACTACGGCATCCGTCGATACGGTTTCCACGGCACTAGCCACTACTTTGTTAGCCGCGAAGCAGCGAAAATGCTCAACAAGCCAGTGGAAGAGGCGAGCTTTATCTCTGTTCACCTAGGTAATGGCGCATCCGTATGTGCGATTGAAAATGGTGAGTCAGTGGATACCTCAATGGGCTTCACGCCGCTTGCTGGCCTAATGATGGGCACACGTTCTGGTGACCTTGACCCAGGTGTTATCGAGTTCCTGATTAAAAAAGGTTGGACGACAGAGCAAGTGTTCGAAACGCTGAACAAAAAATCAGGTTTCCTGGGTGTCTCTGGTTTAACGTCGGATGCACGTGGCATCTTAGAAGCCATGGAGCAAGGTCATGAAGGCGCTAAACTGGCGTTTGAAGTGTTCACCTACCGCGTCGCGAAGTACATTGGTTCTTACCTCATTCCACTGAGCAACTTAGACGCCATCATCTTTACCGGTGGCATCGGTGAGAACTCTTTAGATATTCGCCGCGAAATCCTGAGTAACCTAAAACTGCTCGGTTTTGTGGAAGATGAAGCGGGTAACGAAGCAGCACGTTTCGGTAACGCTGGTATCATTGCGAGATCAGAAATGCTAAACGCGGTCGCGATGGTGATTCCAACCAATGAAGAATTTGTGATTGCTCAGCAGTCGGTTGAGTTGCTGTAA